The Streptococcus toyakuensis genome has a window encoding:
- the nanB gene encoding neuraminidase NanB, translating into MNKRGLYSKLGISVVGISLLMGVPALIHANELNYGQLSISPIFQGGSYQLNNKSIDISPLLLDKLSGESQTVVMKFKADKPNSLQALFGLSNSKAGFKNNYFSIFMRDSGEIGVEIRDAQKGINYLFSRPASLWGKHKGQAVENTLVFVSDSKDKTYTMYVNGIEVFSETVDTFLPISNINGIDKATLGAVNREGKDHYLARGSIDEISLFNKAISDQEVSTIPLSNPFQLIFQSGDSTQANYFRIPTLYTLSSGRVLSSIDARYGGTHDSKSKINIATSYSDDNGKTWSEPTFAMKFNDYEEQLVYWPRDNKLKNSQISGSASFIDSSIVEDKKSGKTILLADVMPAGIGNNNANKADSGFKEINGHYYLKLKKDGDNDFRYTVRENGVVYDETTNKPTNYTINDKYEVLEGGKSLTVEQYSVDFDSGSLRERHNGKQVPMNVFYKDSLFKVTPTNYIAMTISQNRGESWEQFKLLPPFLGEKHNGTYLCPGQGLALKSSNRLIFATYTSGELTYLISDDSGQTWKKSSASIPFKNATAEAQMVEMRDGVIRTFFRTTTGKIAYMTSRDSGETWSEVSYIDGIQQTSYGTQVSAIRYSQLVDGKEAVILSTPNSRNGRKGGQLVVGLVNKEDDSIDWKYHYDIDLPSYGYAYSAITELPNHHIGVLFEKYDSWSRNELHLSNVVQYIDLEINDLTK; encoded by the coding sequence ATGAATAAGAGAGGTCTTTATTCAAAACTAGGAATTTCTGTTGTAGGCATTAGTCTTTTAATGGGAGTCCCCGCTTTGATTCATGCGAATGAATTAAACTATGGTCAACTGTCTATATCTCCTATTTTTCAAGGAGGTTCATATCAACTGAACAATAAGAGTATAGATATCAGCCCTTTGTTATTAGATAAATTATCTGGAGAGAGTCAGACAGTAGTAATGAAATTTAAAGCAGATAAACCAAACTCGCTTCAAGCTTTGTTTGGTCTATCTAATAGTAAAGCAGGCTTTAAAAATAATTACTTTTCAATTTTCATGAGAGATTCTGGTGAGATAGGTGTAGAAATAAGAGACGCCCAAAAGGGAATAAATTATTTATTTTCTAGACCAGCTTCATTATGGGGAAAGCATAAAGGACAGGCAGTTGAAAATACACTCGTATTTGTATCTGATTCTAAAGATAAGACATACACAATGTATGTTAATGGTATAGAAGTGTTCTCTGAAACAGTTGATACATTTTTGCCGATTTCAAATATAAATGGTATAGATAAGGCAACACTAGGAGCTGTTAATCGTGAAGGCAAGGATCATTATCTTGCAAGAGGAAGTATTGATGAAATCAGTCTATTTAATAAAGCAATTAGTGATCAGGAAGTTTCAACTATTCCCTTGTCAAATCCATTTCAGTTAATTTTCCAATCAGGAGATTCTACTCAAGCAAACTATTTTAGAATACCGACATTATATACATTAAGTAGTGGAAGAGTTCTATCAAGTATTGATGCACGTTATGGTGGGACTCATGATTCTAAAAGTAAGATTAATATCGCGACTTCTTATAGTGATGATAATGGGAAAACGTGGAGTGAGCCAACTTTTGCTATGAAGTTTAATGACTATGAGGAGCAGTTAGTTTACTGGCCACGAGATAATAAATTAAAGAATAGTCAAATTAGTGGAAGTGCTTCATTTATAGATTCATCCATTGTTGAAGATAAAAAATCTGGGAAAACGATCTTATTAGCTGATGTTATGCCTGCTGGTATCGGAAATAATAATGCAAATAAAGCTGATTCAGGTTTTAAAGAAATAAACGGTCATTATTATTTAAAACTAAAGAAGGATGGAGATAATGATTTCCGTTATACAGTCAGAGAAAATGGTGTCGTTTATGATGAAACAACTAATAAACCTACAAATTATACTATAAATGATAAGTATGAAGTTTTAGAGGGAGGAAAGTCTTTAACAGTTGAACAATATTCGGTTGATTTTGATAGTGGCTCTTTAAGAGAAAGGCATAATGGAAAACAGGTTCCTATGAATGTTTTCTACAAAGATTCGTTATTTAAAGTGACTCCTACTAATTATATAGCAATGACAATTAGTCAGAATAGAGGAGAGAGTTGGGAACAATTTAAGTTATTGCCTCCGTTCTTAGGAGAAAAACATAATGGAACTTACTTATGTCCCGGACAAGGTTTAGCATTAAAATCAAGTAATAGATTAATTTTTGCAACATATACTAGTGGCGAACTAACTTATCTCATTTCTGATGATAGTGGTCAAACATGGAAGAAATCCTCAGCTTCAATTCCGTTTAAGAATGCGACAGCAGAAGCGCAAATGGTTGAAATGAGAGATGGTGTGATTAGAACATTCTTTAGAACTACTACAGGTAAGATTGCCTATATGACTAGTAGAGATTCTGGAGAAACATGGTCAGAAGTTTCGTATATCGATGGAATTCAACAAACTTCATATGGTACACAAGTATCTGCAATTAGATACTCTCAATTAGTTGATGGAAAAGAAGCAGTCATTTTGAGTACACCAAATTCTAGAAATGGCCGTAAGGGAGGTCAATTAGTTGTCGGTTTAGTCAATAAAGAAGATGATAGTATCGATTGGAAATACCACTATGACATTGATTTGCCTTCGTATGGTTATGCTTATTCTGCGATTACAGAATTGCCAAATCATCACATAGGTGTATTGTTTGAAAAATATGATTCATGGTCAAGAAATGAATTGCATTTAAGCAATGTAGTTCAGTATATAGATTTGGAAATTAATGATTTAACAAAATAA
- a CDS encoding dihydrodipicolinate synthase family protein, whose protein sequence is MSDLKKYEGVIPAFYACYDEQGEVSPERTRALVQYFIDKGVQGLYVNGSSGECIYQSVEDRKLILEEVMAVAKGKLTIIAHVACNNTKDSMELARHAESLGVDAIATIPPIYFRLPEYSVAKYWNDISSAAPNTDYVIYNIPQLAGVALTPSLYTEMLKNPRVIGVKNSSMPVQDIQTFVSLGGEDHIVFNGPDEQFLGGRLMGAKAGIGGTYGAMPELFLKLNQLIADRDLETARELQYAINAIIGKLTAAHGNMYGVIKEVLKINEGLNIGSVRSPLTPVTEEDRPVVEAAAALIRETKERFL, encoded by the coding sequence ATGTCAGATTTGAAAAAATACGAAGGTGTCATTCCAGCCTTCTACGCATGTTATGATGAACAAGGAGAAGTAAGCCCAGAACGTACGCGTGCCTTGGTTCAATACTTCATTGATAAAGGTGTTCAAGGTCTCTATGTCAATGGTTCTTCTGGCGAATGTATCTACCAAAGCGTTGAAGACCGTAAGTTGATTTTGGAAGAAGTTATGGCAGTTGCCAAAGGTAAATTAACTATTATTGCCCACGTTGCTTGCAACAATACCAAAGATAGTATGGAACTTGCTCGCCACGCAGAAAGCTTAGGTGTAGATGCCATTGCAACGATTCCACCGATTTACTTCCGCTTACCAGAATACTCAGTTGCCAAATACTGGAACGATATTAGTTCTGCAGCTCCAAACACAGACTATGTCATCTACAACATTCCTCAATTGGCAGGTGTTGCTTTGACTCCAAGTCTTTATACTGAAATGTTGAAGAATCCTCGTGTTATCGGTGTGAAGAACTCTTCTATGCCAGTTCAAGATATCCAAACTTTTGTTAGCCTTGGTGGAGAAGACCATATCGTCTTTAATGGTCCAGATGAGCAGTTCCTAGGAGGACGCCTCATGGGTGCTAAGGCTGGTATCGGTGGTACTTACGGTGCTATGCCAGAACTCTTCTTGAAACTCAACCAATTGATTGCGGATAGAGATTTAGAAACAGCGCGTGAATTGCAGTATGCTATCAACGCTATCATTGGTAAACTCACTGCTGCTCATGGAAATATGTACGGTGTCATTAAAGAAGTCTTGAAGATTAATGAAGGATTGAATATTGGTTCTGTTCGTTCACCATTGACACCAGTGACTGAAGAAGATCGTCCAGTTGTAGAAGCAGCTGCAGCCTTGATTCGTGAAACCAAGGAGCGCTTCCTCTAA
- a CDS encoding Gfo/Idh/MocA family protein, giving the protein MVKYGVVGTGYFGAELARYMQKNDGAEITLLYDPDNAEAIAEELGAKVASSLDELVSSDEVDCVIVATPNNLHKEPVIKAAQHGKNVFCEKPIALSYQDCREMVDACKENNVTFMAGHIMNFFNGVHHAKELINQGVIGDVLYCHTARNGWEEQQPSVSWKKIREKSGGHLYHHIHELDCVQFLMGGMPETVTMTGGNVAHEGENFGDEDDMIFVNMEFSNKRFALLEWGSAYRWGEHYVLIQGTKGAIRLDLFNCKGTLKLDGQESYFLIHESQEEDDDRTRIYHSTEMDGAIAYGKPGKRTPLWLSSVIDKEMRYLHEIMQGAPVSEEFAKLLTGEAALEAIATADACTQSMFEDRKVKLSEIVK; this is encoded by the coding sequence ATGGTTAAATACGGTGTTGTTGGAACAGGATATTTTGGAGCTGAGTTGGCTCGTTATATGCAAAAGAATGATGGAGCAGAGATTACTCTTCTCTATGATCCAGATAATGCAGAGGCTATTGCAGAAGAATTGGGAGCAAAAGTAGCAAGTTCCCTAGATGAGTTGGTTTCTAGCGATGAAGTAGATTGTGTTATCGTCGCAACTCCAAATAATCTTCATAAGGAACCGGTTATTAAGGCTGCACAACATGGCAAAAATGTTTTCTGTGAAAAACCAATTGCGCTTTCTTATCAAGATTGTCGCGAGATGGTAGATGCATGTAAAGAAAATAATGTAACCTTTATGGCAGGACATATTATGAACTTCTTTAATGGTGTCCATCATGCAAAAGAACTAATTAATCAAGGAGTCATCGGAGACGTTCTATATTGTCACACAGCTCGTAATGGTTGGGAAGAACAACAACCGTCAGTATCATGGAAAAAAATTCGTGAAAAATCAGGTGGTCACTTGTATCACCATATTCATGAATTGGATTGTGTGCAATTCCTTATGGGTGGCATGCCTGAAACTGTAACCATGACGGGTGGAAATGTAGCCCATGAAGGTGAAAATTTCGGTGATGAAGATGATATGATTTTTGTCAATATGGAATTTTCTAATAAGCGATTTGCTTTGTTAGAATGGGGTTCAGCTTATCGTTGGGGCGAACATTATGTTTTGATTCAAGGAACGAAAGGTGCTATCCGCTTAGACTTATTCAACTGTAAAGGAACTCTTAAGCTAGATGGACAAGAAAGCTATTTCTTGATTCACGAATCTCAAGAAGAAGATGATGATCGTACTCGTATCTATCATAGTACAGAGATGGACGGAGCAATTGCTTATGGTAAACCAGGTAAACGTACTCCATTATGGCTATCATCTGTCATTGATAAAGAAATGCGCTATCTGCATGAGATTATGCAAGGAGCTCCAGTATCAGAAGAATTTGCAAAACTATTGACAGGTGAAGCTGCTCTAGAAGCAATTGCTACTGCAGATGCTTGTACCCAATCTATGTTTGAAGATCGCAAAGTAAAATTGTCAGAAATTGTAAAATAA
- a CDS encoding ROK family protein: MTHYVAIDIGGTNIKYGLIDQEGQLVESHEMPTEAHKGGPHILQKTKDIVASYLEQGPVAGVAISSAGMVDPDKGEIFYAGPQIPNYAGTQFKKEIETSFNIPCEIENDVNCAGLAEAVSGSGKGASVTLCLTIGTGIGGCLIMDGKVFHGFSNSACEVGYMHMQDGDFQDLASTTALVEYVAAGHGDPADQWNGRRIFKEATEGNKICMEGIDRMVDYLGKGLANICYVANPEVVILGGGIMGQEAILKPKIRTALKAALVPSLAEKTRLEFAHHQNTAGMLGAYYHFKTKQS, from the coding sequence ATGACACACTACGTTGCAATTGATATCGGTGGAACCAACATCAAATATGGTTTGATCGACCAAGAAGGCCAACTTGTTGAATCGCATGAAATGCCAACAGAGGCGCATAAAGGTGGACCTCATATCTTACAAAAGACCAAAGATATCGTAGCCAGCTATTTAGAACAAGGCCCAGTAGCAGGTGTTGCTATTTCTTCTGCAGGAATGGTGGATCCAGATAAGGGTGAGATTTTCTATGCTGGGCCTCAGATTCCCAACTATGCAGGAACTCAGTTCAAGAAGGAAATCGAGACTAGCTTTAATATTCCTTGTGAAATTGAAAATGATGTCAACTGTGCAGGTCTTGCTGAAGCGGTATCTGGTTCAGGCAAGGGAGCGAGTGTGACACTTTGCTTGACCATTGGAACCGGTATCGGTGGTTGCTTGATTATGGATGGGAAAGTCTTCCATGGTTTTAGCAATTCAGCCTGCGAAGTCGGTTATATGCATATGCAGGATGGAGATTTCCAAGACTTGGCCTCTACGACAGCCTTGGTGGAGTATGTAGCAGCAGGTCATGGAGATCCAGCTGATCAGTGGAATGGCCGACGTATCTTTAAGGAAGCTACCGAAGGAAACAAAATTTGCATGGAAGGCATTGACCGGATGGTAGACTATCTAGGAAAAGGTCTGGCAAATATTTGCTATGTGGCCAATCCAGAAGTAGTCATTCTTGGTGGCGGTATCATGGGACAAGAGGCAATCCTCAAACCCAAGATTCGCACAGCCTTGAAGGCGGCCTTGGTACCAAGTCTAGCTGAAAAAACACGATTAGAATTTGCCCATCACCAAAATACAGCAGGTATGTTGGGAGCTTATTATCATTTCAAAACAAAACAATCCT